CATCGACGCGCACCCCGCGGCGGTCACCTCGAAGCTCGCCCGCGGCCTGGAGGGCGCGCCCGCCGCCCGGCTCCGCACGGCGGAGAAGCCGGAGAAGCACACCGCGGCGCGGGCACTGACGAAGCGCCTGCGCAAGCTGCGATCGACCCTGCTCGCCCTCGAAGGACAGCTGCGCGCCGGGGCGGAGACGGACCTCCGTGAGACGGCGAGGACCTCCCTCGACATCGCCGCCGTGCTCGGCTCGTACCGTCCTGCGTTCCCGGCGACCCCGGCGACCGACCGAGCAGCCGAGGCCGCGGACGCCCTCGCCGCCGTGACGGCGCGCGCTGCGCTGGCCGACTACCTCGTGGAGCGTCTGCCCCACGCATCGACGCCGGCACAGGACCTGCTCGTCGACGCGATGACCCGGGAGCGGGTGCTCGCCGCCACCCGCGAGCGCCGTGCTGTCGCGGTCGGCGAGGTCACGGCCTTCCTGCACTCCGAGCGCTACCTCGAACTCCTCGACGCCCTCGACGACGCCGTCGAGCGTCCGGCGCCGACGGCGTGGGCGCTCCGGTCGCCGAAGCACGTCGCTCAGGACGTCTCGGCGGTCGAGAAGCCACGCGTCCGTGACCTGGTCCGGAACGCGGTCGGGGACGACGACGAGAGCGTCGGCCCTGTCGACCGTGAAGCCGCCGACCGTGCGGCGACCGAGACCGCCTGGCGCGCTGCGACCCGCGCCCGGGCGGCGATGGACGTGCTCGGGGACGACGCCTTCCCGCACGCGCTGTGGAAGCGCATCGGGGACGCCGCGGACGTGCTGACCGAGCGGGTGCGCTCCCTGCACGCCCTCGACGTGCTCCGGGTGCACTCCGGCATCGCCGAGCGTGGTGGTGAGGGGACGTTCGGGTACGGCGTGCTCGCGGGGGACCGCGTGCGGCTCGCCGAGGACTCGTACGACCAGGCCGTGCAGGCACTCAACCGCGTCTGACGCGGCTCGGCGCGCTGCGTCGCGCAGCATTCCGTGGGAGCGACAGGACTCCACCGAACTCCGGTGGAGTCCTGTTGCTCCCGCGGGACGATCGGCAGCGGCGGCGCTCAGCCGGCGGCGATCGGCTCCGCTGAGGCCGCCGCGGGGTTCACGTCGGCCAGGCCGAGCACCTCGAGCAACCAGGCGAGCTCGAACGCGCGCTCGCGCCACGAGTCGTACCGGCCGCTCACGCCGCCGTGCCCCGCGGCCATCTCGGTCTTCAGCAGGACCGGCGCCCCGACCTCGCGCAGCTTCGCGGTCCACTTCGCCGGTTCGACGTAGAGCACACGGGTGTCGTTGATCGACGTCACGGCGAGGATCCGTGGGTACTGCACGTCGTCGCGCACGTTCTCGTAGGGCGAGTACTCGCTCATGTACCGGTAGACCTCGGCATCGTGCAGCGGGTCGCCCCACTCGTCCCACTCGATCACCGTGAGCGGCAGGTCCGGGTCGAGGATGCTCGTGAGCGCGTCGACGAACGGGACGGCGGCCAGGATGCCGGCGAAGCGCTCCGGCGCCAGGTTCGCGACGGCGCCCATGAGCAGGCCACCGGCGCTGCCGCCCTCGGCGACGAGACGGTCGGCGCTCGTCCGACCGCTCTCGATCAGGTGCTCGGCGACCGCGACGAAGTCGGTGAACGTGTTCTTCTTCGTCAGCGTCTTGCCGTCCTCGTACCAGTGCCGCCCCATCTCGCCGCCGCCCCGCACGTGGGCGACCGCGAAGACGACGCCGCGGTCGAGCAGGGACAGGCGCATGACGCTGAAGCCCGGGTCGATGGAGTGCTCGTAGGAGCCGTACCCGTAGAGGTGCAGCGGTGCCGGGCCGTCGGCGTCCACCGCGTCGCGGCGCCAGACGAGCGAGATCGGCACCTGCGTGCCGTCCGGGGCCGTCGCCCAGTCACGCTCCTGCACGTAGTCGGCCGGGTCGTAGCCGCCGAGGACCGGCTGTCGCTTGAGCACCGTGACCTCGCCGGTCGCCAGGTCGAGGTCGCTGACCTCGGACGGGGTGACGAACGACGTGTACCCGATGCGCAGGGTCGGCTGCTCCCACTCGGGGTTGCCGCCGAGCCCTGCCGAGAAGAGCGCCTCGTCGAAGGGGACCTCGTGCGCGTCGCCGTAGCCGTCGCCCTCGATCGGGATGACGGCGACGCGGGGGAGCGCCTCGGCCCGGTACTCGAGCGCCAGGTGCCCGGCGAAGGCGTCGACGGACTCGATGCGGCGCTCGGTGTGGTGCGCGACGACGACGCGGCGGTCGTGCTCCGAGGTGGGGTCGTCGGCGGGGACGTCGACGAGTTCGAAGTTCTCGGCGCCGTCGTTGTGCAGCACCAGGAAGCGGTCGCTCCCGCCGACGATGGCGTGCTCGATCTCGTACTCGACCCCCTCGCGCCGCGGCCACACGACCCGGAACTCGCCGGTCGGGTCGGCGGCGTCGAGCACCAGTGCCTCGGACGTGATCTTGGAGCCGAGCTCGATGACGATGTACTGCGACGAGCGGGTCACGCCGACGCCGACCCAGTAGCGGTCGTCGGACTCCTCGAACACGACGACGTCGTCGCCGGTGGCGCTGCCGACGGTGTGCCGCCAGATGCGGTCCGGACGCCAGGACTCGTCGACGGTCGGGTAGAACACGTAGCGCCCGGACGGGTCGAAGGTCGCGCCGGAGCCGGTGTCCGGGATCTCGTCGCCGAGGTCGGTGCCCGTCGTGAGGTCGCGCACGTGCAGCGTGTAGCGCTCGTCGCCCTCGACGTCGACGCCGTAGAGGAGACGGGTCCCGTCGTCGCTGATGTCGTAGCTGCCGAGCGAGAAGAAGTCGTGCCCCTCGGCCAGGGCGTTGCCGTCGAGGACGACCTGCTCCCCGGGCAGGGCCGTCGCACCCTCGTCGACCGCGGGCGGCGTCCAGTCGTCCGGGCCGGTGATCGGTGCGCGGCAGTGCACGCCGTACTGGCTGCCCTCGGCCGTCCGCGTGAAGTACCACCAGTCGCCCATGCGCACCGGGACGGAGAGGTCCGTCTCCTGCACGCGGTTCTTGACCTCGGCGAAGATGCGGTCGCGGAGGCCGGTCAGGTGCTCGGTCTGTGCCTCGGTCCAGGCGTTCTCGGCCTCGAGGTGGGCGAGGGTCTCCGGTGACTCCTTGTCCCGCATCCACTCGTAGTCGTCGACGAACTCGATGCCGTGGTGGGTCCGCGTGACGGGCCGCTTCGCGGCGGTCGGCGGGGTGGCCTGGGCGTGCTCACTGCTCACCACGCCACCCTATGCGCCCGGGCCTCGACACCTGCTCGAACGCGCTCGGCGAAGGCGTCGAGTTCGGCCGCCACCGCGGGCGCGATCCACGCACGGCGACGGCGACGGGCGGTCACCGGTCGGAGGACCCCGGCGCGGCACAGGTCGGTGACCGTCGTCTCGAGCAGCGTCTCGGCCGTCCCCGAGACGTCGCCCCGCGCGATCGCGCGGCGGAGGAGCTCCTCCGCGTGGTCCTCCGTCAGGACGGCGTCCTGGTCGAGCGCCCGCCCGAGCACCGCGTGCGGGCCGGCGGCGCAGGTCGTCGCCGCACGGTCCGCGGCGACCTCGTCGAGCAGCAGCCCCGTCACGAGCGCCTCGTCCGACCCCGCGCCCACGGCGATCGCGACGTCGCGCACCCACGCGTCGACGTGTCCCTCGCGGTACTGCGTCAGGTGCTGGAAGTACCGGGTGCGCTCGGCGACCAGGACGGACGAGACGGGTGGACTCGCGGTCCGCGTCGCACCCCGGTGCCGCAGGACCGCCGCGACGAGCGCGCGACCGGTCCGTCCGTTGCCGTCGGTGAACGGGTGGATCGACTCGAACTGCGCGTGTGCGATCGCCGCCTGGGCCACGGGGTGCAGGTCGTCGCGCGCGAGGAACGCGAACAGGTCGGCCATGAGCGACGGGACGAACTCGGGCGGCGGTGGGACGTGGTCGGCGTCCCGTGGTGTGCGCCCGCCCCCGATCCAGTTCTGCACGGTGCGGTAGCGACCCGCGTGCGGGCCGTCCACGGGGTCGCCGCGCAGCAGACCACGGTGGGCGTCGAGGAGCGCGGTCTCGTCGAGGTGTCCGGCTCCGGCTGCCCGCACCAGGCGCTCGAGGGCGTCCCCGGCCTGCACCATCACCGAGGCGCTCGTGTTCGCGCGCACGCCCACCAGCGCCCGGGCGACGTCCTCGGCCGTGGCGTCCTCGTGCTCGATGCGCGAGGTCGCGACCGCCTCGGTCCGGGTGAGCAGCCGGTGCAGGGGACCGGCTCCGCCGTCCTCGTCGAGCGCCCGGAGCGCCGTCAGGCTCCGGTCGAGCAGTGCAGCGGTCGCTCCGTCGGGCTCCCAGTGCGCGTCGGCGATGCACGGTGGGACCGAAGCGGTGACGGTCGCCGTCTGCCGGACGGTCCGGTCGCCGCGGGTGGCGCTGCGCCACGGCCGGACGACGGTGTCGTGGGCGGGCCAGGGTGGTCGGGGTCGGGACACGGAGCCTCCTGCGTCGATCGTCGGTGTCGAGACGGTAGGACGGACGCGACCGCGGACGCCAGGGATCGGTATGTCGCGGGGACGACGGTGCTCCGCCGTACCGTGGTGGCATGCGCAACTCGTTCGTCGTCACCGGGGCCCACGTCGTCCCCGTCACCGCTCCGCCCTTCGACGGGGGTGCCGTCGTCGTCGAGGACGGCCGCATCACCGCCGTCGGCCCCGACGTGGCTCCGCCGCCCGGCCTCCCCGTCGTCGACGCCGCCGGCGCCTGGCTCGTCCCCGGGTTCGTCGAGTCGCACGGCCACGTCGGCATCCACGAGGAGGCGAACGGCTGGGCCGGCAACGACACCAACGAGATGACCGACCCGAACCAGGCTGCGGTGCGGGCGATCGACGCCGTGGACATCGACGACGAGGGGTTCCGCGACGCACTGTCCGGCGGCATCACGAGCATCGTCGTGAAGCCCGGCTCCGGCAACCCGATCGGCGGGCAGACCGTCGCGATCAAGACCTGGGGTGGTCGCACGATCGACGAGCAGCTCATCTCCGACGCCGTCAGCGTCAAGAGCGCCCTCGGCGAGAACCCGAAGCGCGTGTACGGCGACAAGGGGAGGACGCCGTCGACGCGCCTCGGCGTGGCGAAGGTCGTCCGTGAGGCGTTCGTCGCCGCGCAGGACTACCGCGCCGCCCGTGCGGCCGCCGCCGCGAAGGGGGAGCCGTTCACCCGCGACCTGACGAACGAGACGCTCGTCCGGGTGCTCGACGGCGAGCTCGCGTGGGACCAGCACGTCCACCGGCACGACGACCTCGCGACCGCGCTCCGCCTGGCCGACGAGTTCGGGTACCGGCTCGTCGTCAACCACGGCACCGAGGCGCACAAGATCGCCGACCTGCTCGCCGAGCGCGACGTCCCGGTGATCTACGGCCCGCTGTTCACGAGCCGCTCGAAGGTCGAACTCCGCGACCGCGGCATCCCGAACGTCGTGGCGCTCGCCGCCGCCGGTGTCCGCGTGGCCATCACCACCGACGCCCCGGTCGTGCCGATCGCGATGCTGGTCGACCAGGCCACGGCGGCCGTCAAGGAGGGCCTGCCCTGGCAGACCGCGCTCGAGGCCCTCACCACCAACCCCGCAGCCTTCCTCGGCTTCGGGGACCGTGTCGGCCGCATCGCACCGGGCTTCGACGCCGACCTCGTCCTGTGGGACGGCGACCCGCTGGCCGCGACCAGCCGCGCGACGCGCGTCTGGATCGAGGGCACGTCCGTGTACGAGTGGGCCGACGGGACGGGCGTCACCACGCCGCGCTGGTGACCGGATGACGGTCTGGAGGCTCGTGGCGGCCCCGCCACGGTCCTCCCGTCCGCAAGACGCAACCTCGGCGGTTGCTCGCAACGCCGTACCGCTGCGCGCAACCGCCGACGTTGCGTTCCGCGGAGGGGGCGCCGAGCGTCAGGCGTCGCGGGACAGCAGGAAGTCGTTGATGCGCTCGGTCATCGGCAGGTCCATCTCCCGCGCGACGCCGTTCACGGACCGGATCGGTGCCGCCTGGCGGACGCTCGACAGCAGCCACAGGGCGTCGGAGGCCTCCAGGTCGGCCAGCGTGACGAGCTCGTACGAGGTCGCGATGCCCTCGCCCTCGGCGAACCGGAAGACGTCGGCCTGCGTCGTCCCGGCCAGGATGCCGATGTCGGTCCGCGGCGTCACGAACCTGCCGTCGACGGACATCACCAGGTTCGCGCGGGTGCCCTCGAGCACGTACCCGTCCGTCGAGACGAAGAGCGCGTCGTCCGCTCCGCGGCGCTCGGCCTCGCGGAGCGCCGCCATGTTCACCGCGTACGACAGCGTCTTCGCGCCCTGCAGCAACCACGGCGAGGTCCGCTCGACGTCGTGCCGGTAGCCGCGGTCGAGCGTCACGACGGCGATGCCCGCCGTCCGCGCGGGCGTCTGGTCGCCGGACGGTGCCGCGTAGACCCAGCCGGTCGGTCGACCCGAGCCCTCGACGCCGCGGGTCATGACGGTCTTCGCGAAGGCCTCGTGCACCGGGTCGAGCCGGGCGCACACCGCCTCGATCGCCTGGCGCCACGCGTCGACGTCCGGCGTGGGCAGGTCGAGCATCGCCGCGGACCGCACGAAGCGGGCGAGGTGCGGTTCGAGCGCCTGCGGCCGCCCGTCGACCACCGTGATGGTCTCGAACACCCCGTCGCCGCGGATCGCCCCGAGGTCCTGCACCTGCAGGTGCTCCTCGAGCGGCTTCGCCCACGTGTACGCGTCGGCCTCGGGGTCGTGCGGGGCGGCGTCGCGCGAGGGCTGGTTGAGGACGGCGAGGACGGTGTCGGTCATGCCACCATCCAACCGCAGCACCGGGTCGGTGGTCGTCAGTCGCGCCCGGGGAGCGCGCCCATGAGCTTCCACACCGCCGGCGTCAGCTCGGGGTGCTGCAGGGCGATCCGGCGGAGCCGGTGGTACTCCTCGCCGAGCTCGGTGCCCTGCCCGGAGGCCGGGTGGCCCGCCCAGTG
The sequence above is drawn from the Curtobacterium sp. MR_MD2014 genome and encodes:
- a CDS encoding CYTH domain-containing protein; protein product: MTDTHLEIERTYDMPEGDDLPDLIGVGSIARTERQEPFGLDATYWDTERYDLVASRVTVRRRTGGPDAGWHIKRAASDTVRHEQHFALTDDPDTVPDEVLAALFAERRGRGLRPVVRITTTRAVVRLLDEDDDQVAELADDRVVAQRLDDHAPATPRTWREVEVEVAEGVDEQVAHELFAALDGRFADIDAHPAAVTSKLARGLEGAPAARLRTAEKPEKHTAARALTKRLRKLRSTLLALEGQLRAGAETDLRETARTSLDIAAVLGSYRPAFPATPATDRAAEAADALAAVTARAALADYLVERLPHASTPAQDLLVDAMTRERVLAATRERRAVAVGEVTAFLHSERYLELLDALDDAVERPAPTAWALRSPKHVAQDVSAVEKPRVRDLVRNAVGDDDESVGPVDREAADRAATETAWRAATRARAAMDVLGDDAFPHALWKRIGDAADVLTERVRSLHALDVLRVHSGIAERGGEGTFGYGVLAGDRVRLAEDSYDQAVQALNRV
- a CDS encoding S9 family peptidase, whose protein sequence is MSSEHAQATPPTAAKRPVTRTHHGIEFVDDYEWMRDKESPETLAHLEAENAWTEAQTEHLTGLRDRIFAEVKNRVQETDLSVPVRMGDWWYFTRTAEGSQYGVHCRAPITGPDDWTPPAVDEGATALPGEQVVLDGNALAEGHDFFSLGSYDISDDGTRLLYGVDVEGDERYTLHVRDLTTGTDLGDEIPDTGSGATFDPSGRYVFYPTVDESWRPDRIWRHTVGSATGDDVVVFEESDDRYWVGVGVTRSSQYIVIELGSKITSEALVLDAADPTGEFRVVWPRREGVEYEIEHAIVGGSDRFLVLHNDGAENFELVDVPADDPTSEHDRRVVVAHHTERRIESVDAFAGHLALEYRAEALPRVAVIPIEGDGYGDAHEVPFDEALFSAGLGGNPEWEQPTLRIGYTSFVTPSEVSDLDLATGEVTVLKRQPVLGGYDPADYVQERDWATAPDGTQVPISLVWRRDAVDADGPAPLHLYGYGSYEHSIDPGFSVMRLSLLDRGVVFAVAHVRGGGEMGRHWYEDGKTLTKKNTFTDFVAVAEHLIESGRTSADRLVAEGGSAGGLLMGAVANLAPERFAGILAAVPFVDALTSILDPDLPLTVIEWDEWGDPLHDAEVYRYMSEYSPYENVRDDVQYPRILAVTSINDTRVLYVEPAKWTAKLREVGAPVLLKTEMAAGHGGVSGRYDSWRERAFELAWLLEVLGLADVNPAAASAEPIAAG
- a CDS encoding Fic family protein — encoded protein: MSRPRPPWPAHDTVVRPWRSATRGDRTVRQTATVTASVPPCIADAHWEPDGATAALLDRSLTALRALDEDGGAGPLHRLLTRTEAVATSRIEHEDATAEDVARALVGVRANTSASVMVQAGDALERLVRAAGAGHLDETALLDAHRGLLRGDPVDGPHAGRYRTVQNWIGGGRTPRDADHVPPPPEFVPSLMADLFAFLARDDLHPVAQAAIAHAQFESIHPFTDGNGRTGRALVAAVLRHRGATRTASPPVSSVLVAERTRYFQHLTQYREGHVDAWVRDVAIAVGAGSDEALVTGLLLDEVAADRAATTCAAGPHAVLGRALDQDAVLTEDHAEELLRRAIARGDVSGTAETLLETTVTDLCRAGVLRPVTARRRRRAWIAPAVAAELDAFAERVRAGVEARAHRVAW
- a CDS encoding amidohydrolase is translated as MRNSFVVTGAHVVPVTAPPFDGGAVVVEDGRITAVGPDVAPPPGLPVVDAAGAWLVPGFVESHGHVGIHEEANGWAGNDTNEMTDPNQAAVRAIDAVDIDDEGFRDALSGGITSIVVKPGSGNPIGGQTVAIKTWGGRTIDEQLISDAVSVKSALGENPKRVYGDKGRTPSTRLGVAKVVREAFVAAQDYRAARAAAAAKGEPFTRDLTNETLVRVLDGELAWDQHVHRHDDLATALRLADEFGYRLVVNHGTEAHKIADLLAERDVPVIYGPLFTSRSKVELRDRGIPNVVALAAAGVRVAITTDAPVVPIAMLVDQATAAVKEGLPWQTALEALTTNPAAFLGFGDRVGRIAPGFDADLVLWDGDPLAATSRATRVWIEGTSVYEWADGTGVTTPRW
- a CDS encoding aminodeoxychorismate lyase, producing MTDTVLAVLNQPSRDAAPHDPEADAYTWAKPLEEHLQVQDLGAIRGDGVFETITVVDGRPQALEPHLARFVRSAAMLDLPTPDVDAWRQAIEAVCARLDPVHEAFAKTVMTRGVEGSGRPTGWVYAAPSGDQTPARTAGIAVVTLDRGYRHDVERTSPWLLQGAKTLSYAVNMAALREAERRGADDALFVSTDGYVLEGTRANLVMSVDGRFVTPRTDIGILAGTTQADVFRFAEGEGIATSYELVTLADLEASDALWLLSSVRQAAPIRSVNGVAREMDLPMTERINDFLLSRDA